The following coding sequences lie in one Paenibacillus durus ATCC 35681 genomic window:
- a CDS encoding helix-turn-helix transcriptional regulator, with protein MKNRLEEIRKQHGIKQEELAEALAVSRQTIGSLENGRYNPSIILAFKIARYFKLPIEEIFIYEEE; from the coding sequence TTGAAAAACCGTCTGGAGGAAATCCGAAAACAACACGGAATCAAGCAGGAGGAATTGGCCGAGGCTTTGGCGGTTTCCAGACAGACGATAGGGTCGCTGGAGAACGGGCGCTACAACCCTTCGATCATTTTGGCGTTCAAGATCGCCCGCTATTTCAAACTGCCGATTGAAGAGATTTTTATCTATGAGGAGGAATAA
- a CDS encoding sugar phosphate isomerase/epimerase family protein — translation MMNAVFIPTSVFGSACGTQYGLTEPIRSGGADGIEIRRELFPPGALPLAECREAVLRSGLRCIYSVPMELWNPEGKLNEETLSHILAEAEILKPEMLKVSLGHYAGIPGFASEDELKEAEKERLGQLERLLRQYRKTAGALTLLIENDQTSYGGRAENLKAFFRAVERCGLDGVKMTFDTGNWLYSGEDPLKAAETFAPYVAYIHCKYIIRSGGMWVALPLPQDEDALWRKLLRLLPGDVPRAIEFGLPGEGCLEGYIEMLREGYSGTTGAGAAEITAEIGKGIA, via the coding sequence ATGATGAATGCGGTTTTTATTCCAACCTCCGTATTTGGAAGCGCTTGCGGAACACAGTATGGCCTGACGGAGCCGATACGCTCCGGGGGAGCGGATGGCATTGAGATTCGGCGCGAGCTGTTTCCGCCCGGGGCTCTTCCGCTGGCCGAGTGCCGCGAGGCGGTCCTGCGCAGCGGTCTGCGCTGCATATACTCTGTTCCGATGGAGCTGTGGAACCCGGAGGGGAAGCTTAATGAAGAGACGCTGTCGCACATTCTTGCTGAAGCCGAAATTTTGAAGCCGGAAATGCTGAAAGTATCGCTCGGGCACTATGCGGGCATTCCGGGATTTGCATCGGAGGATGAGCTGAAAGAGGCTGAAAAGGAACGACTCGGCCAGCTTGAGCGGCTGCTTCGGCAGTACCGAAAGACAGCAGGAGCGCTGACGCTGCTGATTGAGAACGATCAGACTTCTTACGGAGGCCGAGCCGAGAATTTGAAAGCGTTTTTTCGGGCGGTGGAGCGCTGCGGGCTTGACGGTGTGAAGATGACGTTCGATACGGGCAACTGGTTGTACAGCGGAGAGGACCCGCTAAAGGCGGCGGAAACCTTCGCTCCTTATGTGGCCTATATTCACTGCAAGTATATCATCCGTTCGGGCGGGATGTGGGTTGCGCTGCCGCTGCCGCAGGATGAGGATGCCCTGTGGAGGAAGCTGCTTCGGCTGCTGCCGGGCGATGTGCCCCGCGCGATCGAGTTCGGGCTCCCAGGGGAAGGATGCCTTGAAGGATATATCGAGATGCTGCGCGAAGGCTATTCTGGGACAACAGGGGCAGGAGCCGCAGAAATCACCGCAGAAATCGGAAAGGGGATTGCGTGA
- a CDS encoding sugar kinase has protein sequence MSLKDVVTFGEAMVMFVADKPGDLKDIDKFSRRLAGAEVNTAVGFARLGLSAGWVSRLGDDVFGEYIREYLEKENIDISGVTHDSRHPTAFQLKSKVLEGDPQIQYFRKNSAASTLSGADVDPGYLTGYRHLHMTGIPPALTKETREFSYAALAAMKAAGRSVSFDPNLRPSLWSSREEMVSVINDLACRADWVLPGVEEGEILTGSRDPREIAGFYLNKGVSLVVVKLGPKGAYFRTQTDEGTVQGFKVEEVVDTVGAGDGFAVGLVSGMLEGLTVPQAVQRGNAIGALAVQSEGDHDGYPTRPELETYLQHYLTGVK, from the coding sequence ATGAGCCTGAAGGATGTGGTCACTTTTGGAGAAGCCATGGTGATGTTCGTCGCCGATAAGCCCGGGGATTTGAAGGACATCGACAAATTCAGCCGCCGTCTAGCCGGAGCGGAGGTGAATACGGCGGTCGGCTTCGCCCGGCTGGGGCTTTCGGCGGGCTGGGTCAGCCGATTGGGCGACGACGTTTTTGGGGAATATATCCGCGAGTATCTGGAAAAGGAGAACATCGATATTTCCGGCGTCACGCACGATTCCCGGCATCCGACCGCCTTTCAGCTGAAATCGAAGGTGCTGGAAGGGGATCCCCAAATTCAGTACTTCCGCAAAAATTCGGCGGCAAGCACACTCTCGGGCGCAGACGTGGACCCCGGCTACTTGACGGGCTACCGCCATCTGCACATGACCGGTATTCCTCCGGCACTGACGAAAGAGACCCGCGAATTCAGCTATGCGGCGCTGGCAGCGATGAAGGCGGCGGGACGAAGCGTTTCCTTCGATCCGAATTTACGGCCTTCGCTCTGGTCTTCCCGTGAAGAGATGGTGTCGGTCATCAATGACCTGGCTTGCCGCGCCGACTGGGTGCTGCCGGGAGTGGAAGAGGGCGAGATTTTGACCGGATCAAGGGACCCGCGTGAGATCGCCGGATTTTATCTGAACAAAGGCGTCTCGCTCGTTGTCGTCAAGCTGGGGCCGAAGGGCGCGTACTTCCGCACACAGACGGACGAAGGGACCGTACAGGGCTTCAAGGTGGAAGAGGTTGTGGACACGGTGGGAGCCGGAGACGGCTTTGCCGTCGGACTTGTCAGCGGCATGCTGGAAGGGCTTACCGTCCCTCAGGCGGTGCAGCGGGGGAACGCGATTGGCGCGCTGGCCGTGCAGTCGGAGGGCGATCATGACGGTTACCCGACAAGACCTGAGCTTGAAACCTATCTTCAACATTATCTTACGGGAGTGAAATAA
- a CDS encoding MFS transporter → MNNNKSGGFVAARWLRLMPIVFITYSLAYLDRANYSFGAAAGMAKDLQITASMSSLLGALFFLGYFFFQVPGAHYAENKSAKKLVFWSLILWGLLAAATGIVHNVHFLIVIRFCLGVVESAVMPAMLVFLSHWFTKKERSRANTFLILGNPVTVMWMSIVSGYLVSSVGWRWMFIIEGLPPIIWAFFWWKLVNDKPSEAKWLNDEEKKALEGALQEEQKGLKPVKNYGEAFKSPLVIKLCLQYFFWSIGVYGFVMWLPSIIKSAPDMNMVTTGWLSSVPYVLAVIGMLTASYFSDKTLNRKIFVWPFLMVGAIAFYASYLLGADHFWLSFILLVIAGGAMYTPYGPFFAIMPEILPRNVAGGAIALVNSMGALGSFAGSYIVGYLNGSTGGFGASYIFMAGSLLLSAILTMTVGNSRKASKQRPEPKLEVSTR, encoded by the coding sequence ATGAATAACAACAAAAGTGGCGGCTTCGTCGCTGCGCGCTGGCTGCGGCTGATGCCCATCGTCTTCATTACGTACAGTCTGGCTTACCTCGACCGGGCGAATTACAGCTTCGGCGCGGCGGCCGGCATGGCCAAAGATTTGCAAATTACGGCCTCGATGTCTTCGCTGCTGGGCGCGCTCTTTTTCCTCGGCTACTTCTTCTTTCAAGTGCCTGGCGCGCATTACGCCGAGAACAAGAGCGCCAAGAAGCTCGTCTTCTGGTCCCTCATTCTGTGGGGCTTGCTGGCTGCGGCCACCGGTATTGTCCATAACGTTCATTTTCTAATCGTCATCCGGTTCTGTCTCGGCGTTGTTGAGAGTGCAGTTATGCCGGCGATGCTGGTCTTCCTAAGCCACTGGTTTACGAAAAAAGAGCGCTCCCGCGCTAACACGTTCCTAATCCTCGGCAATCCCGTAACCGTGATGTGGATGTCGATCGTATCCGGTTATCTCGTATCCTCCGTCGGCTGGAGATGGATGTTCATTATCGAAGGGCTGCCGCCGATTATCTGGGCATTCTTCTGGTGGAAGCTGGTCAACGACAAGCCTTCCGAAGCGAAATGGCTGAACGATGAAGAGAAGAAGGCGCTGGAAGGCGCTCTTCAGGAAGAGCAAAAAGGGCTCAAACCTGTGAAAAACTACGGTGAAGCGTTCAAGTCCCCGCTCGTTATCAAGCTCTGCTTGCAGTATTTCTTCTGGAGTATCGGCGTGTACGGGTTCGTAATGTGGCTGCCTTCGATTATCAAGTCGGCTCCCGATATGAACATGGTGACGACCGGCTGGCTGTCGTCCGTTCCTTACGTGCTGGCGGTTATCGGCATGCTGACGGCTTCCTATTTCTCCGACAAGACGCTTAACCGGAAAATATTCGTCTGGCCTTTCCTGATGGTCGGCGCCATCGCTTTCTACGCTTCGTACCTGCTGGGCGCGGATCACTTCTGGCTTTCGTTTATCCTGCTCGTGATCGCGGGCGGCGCCATGTACACTCCGTACGGACCGTTCTTTGCGATCATGCCGGAAATTCTGCCCCGCAACGTGGCGGGCGGCGCGATCGCGCTCGTTAACAGCATGGGTGCGCTCGGATCTTTTGCCGGCTCGTATATCGTTGGCTACCTGAACGGCTCCACCGGTGGATTTGGCGCTTCCTATATCTTCATGGCGGGTTCGCTGCTCTTGTCGGCGATTCTGACGATGACAGTCGGCAATTCCCGCAAAGCGTCTAAGCAGCGGCCTGAGCCGAAGCTGGAGGTGTCCACGCGGTGA
- a CDS encoding orotidine 5'-phosphate decarboxylase / HUMPS family protein, with protein sequence MKIQLALDRMSIEEAAAMVRRTEPYIDWIEVGTSLIKEFGMASVEALKREFSHKVIVADMKTFDNAKYEFELCYGAGADVATVMGAAPTVTVALCMETARRMGKQVMIDLLHTSPEQQRELARHDGAIHCLHVSKDQQEGGGLRLEGKGNADAGQESGGGTGGAAGVQGGSRAGAHGAAGGPSGDRAGVQGSAGVREGSGEGAYGGDLGAEGAAGLRIAAAGGITLESLPGLLPLKPEVIIVGSAITKAPDPEQAAREFKERIREYTGAGRESGRSIYDEL encoded by the coding sequence GTGAAGATCCAATTGGCGCTCGACCGGATGAGCATAGAGGAAGCGGCAGCGATGGTCCGGCGCACGGAGCCCTATATCGACTGGATCGAGGTGGGCACCTCGCTGATCAAGGAGTTCGGCATGGCGTCCGTGGAAGCGCTTAAGCGTGAATTTTCGCATAAAGTCATTGTGGCGGACATGAAGACCTTCGACAACGCCAAGTACGAATTCGAGCTGTGCTATGGTGCCGGGGCGGATGTCGCGACCGTCATGGGCGCGGCCCCGACGGTAACCGTGGCGCTATGCATGGAGACGGCGCGGCGGATGGGGAAGCAGGTCATGATCGACCTGCTTCATACTTCGCCGGAGCAGCAGCGGGAGCTGGCGCGGCATGACGGCGCGATCCACTGCCTGCATGTCAGCAAGGACCAGCAGGAAGGCGGCGGCCTCCGGCTGGAAGGCAAAGGCAACGCAGATGCGGGGCAGGAGAGCGGTGGCGGAACGGGTGGCGCTGCGGGAGTTCAAGGCGGCAGCCGCGCAGGAGCGCATGGCGCTGCCGGGGGCCCAAGCGGCGACCGAGCCGGAGTGCAAGGGTCTGCCGGGGTTCGGGAGGGCAGCGGTGAAGGCGCATACGGCGGCGATCTGGGCGCCGAAGGCGCGGCTGGCCTCAGGATTGCCGCCGCCGGAGGCATTACGCTGGAGTCGCTGCCGGGTCTGCTGCCGCTGAAGCCGGAGGTCATTATCGTCGGCTCGGCGATTACCAAGGCGCCTGATCCGGAGCAGGCGGCCCGCGAGTTCAAGGAGCGTATTCGGGAATATACCGGAGCGGGCCGGGAGAGCGGACGTTCTATATACGATGAACTTTAA
- the hxlB gene encoding 6-phospho-3-hexuloisomerase, whose amino-acid sequence MSKLKEILSEAKEVLERVDEAAVTETAVLLAGGKRIFVVGEGRSGFVAKSFAMRMMHLGATVYVVGETITPSISPGDILVAVSGSGTTHGVVWTAQKARELGAFVIALTTDDGSPLGRSASRLLIIPAATKHRREGERRSVQPLGSLFDQCVHLVLDSVCLSYAELRGVDHAAAYKLHSNVE is encoded by the coding sequence ATGAGCAAGCTGAAGGAAATCCTTTCGGAAGCCAAGGAAGTGCTGGAGCGTGTGGATGAAGCGGCTGTAACCGAGACGGCCGTGCTGCTGGCGGGAGGGAAACGGATTTTTGTTGTGGGCGAGGGCAGGTCGGGCTTTGTGGCAAAATCATTCGCCATGCGGATGATGCATTTGGGCGCGACCGTCTACGTCGTCGGCGAGACGATTACTCCGTCCATCTCCCCAGGCGACATTCTGGTCGCCGTATCCGGGTCGGGAACGACGCACGGCGTCGTCTGGACGGCGCAGAAGGCGCGGGAGCTTGGCGCGTTCGTGATTGCCCTGACGACGGATGATGGCTCGCCGCTGGGCCGGTCCGCCTCCCGGCTGCTGATCATTCCGGCGGCGACCAAGCACCGCCGGGAGGGTGAACGCCGAAGCGTCCAGCCGCTCGGCTCCCTGTTCGACCAGTGCGTCCATCTCGTGCTGGACAGCGTCTGCCTGAGCTATGCGGAGCTGCGGGGCGTCGATCATGCCGCGGCGTACAAGCTGCACAGCAATGTCGAATAG
- a CDS encoding DUF445 domain-containing protein — protein sequence MKSRNLAAISLVAMACGFLLTLFLPENTAVKLLRGGFEAGLVGGIADWFAVTALFRHPLGLPIPHTSLLLKNRNKIVESLISAMENELLNKESIENKLRGIRFISLGSSMLTKFISRKQTRMDILARLSGLVTQIPAEKALPYLQSALAGYVRNADLKQTADTVVTRLLHDGRDKEALDYGLGQAEVWISRPETKAMLGQLASSKLAEVKLGGFKGVAFQAFVGFVDEEMLGELLQNMLRSAIRDIQDEDNVYREDIIREIRVALFQLVNDEERMKALADWAAAELEGQQAGAFLLARLEEIRGRVLALLEEDRVHGGRGLFAAYALLARRIAGEKEWVSEWEDKIRSSLVAFAEANHYRIGVLVKENLDKMDDASLVAMLEQKVGKDLQWIRVNGAVCGFVVGLALTLIQWIPFT from the coding sequence ATGAAATCCAGAAACTTGGCTGCAATTTCACTTGTGGCAATGGCGTGCGGCTTTCTGCTGACACTGTTCTTGCCTGAGAATACAGCGGTAAAGCTGCTCCGGGGCGGCTTTGAGGCCGGACTGGTCGGCGGCATTGCCGACTGGTTCGCAGTTACGGCGCTGTTCCGCCATCCGCTGGGCCTTCCTATTCCGCATACTTCCTTGCTGCTGAAGAACCGGAATAAGATTGTAGAGTCTCTAATTTCGGCAATGGAGAACGAACTGCTGAACAAGGAGAGCATCGAGAACAAGCTGCGCGGAATCAGGTTCATCTCGCTGGGGTCTTCGATGCTCACAAAGTTCATCAGCCGCAAGCAGACGCGAATGGACATTTTGGCCCGCCTGAGTGGCCTTGTGACCCAGATTCCGGCGGAAAAGGCGCTGCCGTATCTTCAGTCGGCGCTTGCGGGTTATGTCCGGAACGCGGACCTCAAGCAGACCGCCGATACGGTCGTTACGAGGCTGCTGCATGACGGCAGGGACAAGGAGGCCCTTGATTACGGGCTCGGACAGGCAGAGGTCTGGATCAGCCGTCCGGAGACGAAGGCCATGCTCGGCCAGCTCGCTTCCTCCAAGCTTGCCGAGGTGAAGCTGGGCGGATTTAAGGGAGTGGCTTTTCAGGCGTTCGTCGGCTTCGTCGATGAAGAAATGCTGGGCGAACTGCTGCAGAACATGCTGCGGTCTGCCATCCGCGATATTCAGGATGAGGATAACGTCTACCGCGAGGACATTATCCGGGAGATCCGCGTTGCCCTGTTCCAGCTGGTAAATGACGAAGAGCGGATGAAAGCTCTGGCGGACTGGGCTGCGGCCGAACTTGAGGGGCAGCAGGCGGGAGCCTTTCTGCTGGCCCGGCTTGAGGAGATTCGCGGCAGGGTACTCGCTCTGCTGGAAGAAGACCGCGTTCACGGGGGGCGCGGGCTGTTCGCCGCCTATGCGCTGCTTGCCCGCCGCATCGCCGGAGAGAAAGAATGGGTCTCGGAATGGGAGGATAAGATCCGTTCCTCGCTCGTCGCGTTCGCGGAGGCGAACCATTACCGGATCGGCGTGCTGGTGAAGGAAAACCTCGACAAAATGGACGACGCCAGCCTGGTCGCTATGCTGGAGCAGAAGGTCGGGAAGGACCTGCAATGGATCCGCGTAAACGGCGCGGTGTGCGGGTTCGTGGTCGGTCTGGCGCTTACTTTAATTCAATGGATTCCGTTCACTTGA
- a CDS encoding P-II family nitrogen regulator: protein MLMLKIIVRPEKADEVMAELLAAGFPSISKMDILGRGKQKGIQVGTNHYDQISKKMLMMVIPEDDKEEVIDIVKRTARTGDHGSFGDGKIFVLPVLEAYTISTGKKEL, encoded by the coding sequence ATGTTGATGCTCAAAATTATCGTAAGACCGGAGAAGGCCGATGAAGTGATGGCGGAACTGCTGGCCGCAGGTTTTCCTTCCATCAGTAAAATGGATATATTGGGACGCGGTAAACAAAAGGGAATTCAAGTCGGCACGAACCACTACGACCAGATTTCCAAAAAAATGCTGATGATGGTCATTCCTGAGGATGACAAGGAGGAAGTCATCGACATTGTGAAGCGGACGGCAAGAACCGGCGATCACGGCTCTTTCGGGGACGGTAAAATTTTCGTACTCCCCGTGCTGGAAGCGTATACAATCAGTACCGGCAAAAAAGAACTGTAA
- a CDS encoding glycosyltransferase family 4 protein, which translates to MNICMIAPGRFPLPGSGSVEICIWETARLLARRHNVTVISRIMPGLPRLEEREGVRLIRLPADTPGLYLAETLKALREEPYELIQADNRPHLAAAVKRAFPHIPVVLFLHSLTFVPRDPKVALSLGFADLIAVNSQSLRGRLDRRFAAARLPLEVVPLGADLSRFTPLPDDQRQLLRREYRLPRRRFTVLFVGRLIPRKGVRVLMRAAAMLDRRLPVHLVIAGTGNPAYVQRLKLLARQLRLSVSFIGSVPHEEIHRIYQIADCLVCPSQRHESFGLVNVEAMAAGLPVIASNNGGIREIISPGRGGFLVDRYREAASFARMMLPLARSPKRAAAIGMQGRRDALQAFGWARTADRLELLYSGLCQRRQQN; encoded by the coding sequence ATGAACATCTGCATGATAGCGCCGGGACGGTTTCCGCTTCCGGGCAGCGGTTCCGTGGAAATCTGTATCTGGGAGACAGCCAGGCTGCTTGCCCGCCGCCACAACGTTACCGTAATCAGCCGGATTATGCCGGGACTGCCCAGGCTGGAAGAACGCGAAGGAGTCAGGCTGATCCGCCTGCCTGCGGATACTCCCGGCCTGTACCTTGCCGAAACGCTGAAGGCCCTCCGGGAGGAGCCGTATGAGCTTATTCAGGCAGATAACCGTCCTCATTTGGCGGCCGCCGTGAAGCGGGCCTTTCCTCACATTCCGGTCGTGCTCTTCCTGCATTCCCTGACCTTTGTGCCCAGGGACCCCAAGGTCGCCCTAAGCCTTGGCTTCGCCGATCTTATCGCCGTCAACAGCCAGTCGCTGCGCGGCAGGCTGGACCGCCGATTCGCTGCTGCCCGCCTCCCGCTTGAGGTTGTGCCGCTGGGCGCCGACCTGTCCCGGTTCACGCCGCTTCCTGACGATCAGCGGCAGCTGCTCCGCCGGGAATACCGGCTGCCCCGCCGCCGCTTTACGGTTCTGTTCGTCGGCCGGCTCATCCCCCGCAAAGGCGTGCGCGTCCTGATGCGGGCGGCCGCTATGCTGGATAGACGGCTGCCTGTGCATCTTGTTATCGCCGGCACGGGGAATCCGGCCTATGTGCAGAGGCTCAAGCTGCTCGCCCGGCAGCTGCGTTTATCCGTTTCCTTTATCGGCAGTGTTCCGCACGAGGAAATTCACCGGATTTACCAGATCGCCGACTGTCTGGTCTGCCCTTCACAGCGGCATGAATCATTCGGGCTGGTTAATGTGGAAGCTATGGCCGCCGGACTGCCGGTCATCGCCTCCAATAATGGCGGTATCCGCGAAATCATATCACCCGGCCGGGGCGGCTTCCTAGTGGACCGCTACCGGGAGGCCGCTTCTTTCGCCCGAATGATGCTGCCGCTTGCCCGCAGCCCGAAGCGGGCCGCTGCCATCGGGATGCAAGGGCGGCGGGACGCGCTTCAGGCCTTCGGCTGGGCGCGGACGGCTGATCGCTTGGAGCTTCTGTACTCCGGACTCTGCCAGCGCCGGCAACAAAATTAA
- a CDS encoding YheC/YheD family protein, which translates to MKAISTLTSKWIKTKVLLRSPEISALIPETVRLTRENAKRMLDKYGMVYIKPEVGTYGNGVIRAERRSGEKGAAYWYQSGTKQRTFATFEAFYTSLKGKTGSRRYLIQKGIDLLKAGGRRFDIRIMVQRSPSGVWETTGLIGRVAGEGKIVTNYHAGGKPTAVEKLLAPHMNDTLKAETIKRLRKLGKDVGQFYKKNYPGFKQLGVDVGLDRSLTPWIIEVNTNPDPYIFNQLSDKSMYRKVMAYRRAQQTTSPKR; encoded by the coding sequence ATGAAAGCCATATCGACACTGACAAGCAAATGGATCAAGACGAAGGTGCTGCTCCGCAGTCCGGAGATTTCGGCGCTAATTCCGGAGACGGTAAGACTGACCCGCGAGAATGCCAAAAGAATGCTGGACAAATACGGAATGGTGTATATCAAGCCGGAGGTGGGCACTTACGGAAACGGAGTAATTCGGGCCGAGCGCCGATCGGGCGAAAAGGGAGCTGCATACTGGTATCAGAGCGGGACCAAGCAGAGAACCTTCGCCACCTTTGAGGCCTTCTACACCTCGCTTAAAGGGAAGACAGGCAGCCGCAGGTACCTGATTCAAAAAGGGATTGACCTGCTGAAAGCGGGGGGCCGGCGCTTTGATATCCGCATCATGGTTCAGCGCAGTCCCAGCGGAGTCTGGGAAACGACAGGACTGATCGGCAGAGTGGCCGGGGAGGGAAAGATCGTGACGAACTACCATGCCGGCGGTAAGCCGACGGCGGTGGAGAAGCTGCTTGCTCCGCATATGAACGATACGCTTAAGGCTGAGACGATAAAGCGTTTGCGGAAGCTCGGCAAGGATGTCGGACAATTTTACAAGAAAAACTATCCGGGGTTCAAGCAGCTTGGGGTCGATGTCGGCCTCGACCGTTCCCTGACTCCATGGATCATTGAGGTCAACACCAATCCCGATCCGTACATTTTTAATCAGCTCTCGGATAAATCCATGTACCGCAAGGTTATGGCCTACCGCCGGGCACAGCAGACAACTAGTCCCAAGCGCTAG
- a CDS encoding glycosyltransferase family 2 protein produces MNGSLTLSIAICTRNRHEDLRKCLKSIFSQRDIAGTEIEILIIDDGDTQESWLEEVRRELPSGMELGYHRKNREEAGLLKSRIYATHATKYETLLFLDDDVELEADYLAVLLRTFERYPDAVGVGGVDQSFSCSLKGRLLMLISGRSRFAPGKLSYSGFASAMNLWNRQKRIFRTEFLHGCNMCFRKSALRDVKVVEWLNGYSLGEDLYLSYLAGLHGPMIINPELKLVHHGSPASRDKEEQVAYTKVINHYELLKLRTGITPFRYAMLLWTAGFLYAETALRRRKEASSGYLRGIRELRGAQTRS; encoded by the coding sequence TTGAACGGATCGCTGACGTTGTCGATAGCCATTTGCACCCGGAACAGACATGAGGATTTGAGGAAATGCCTGAAATCGATATTTAGCCAGCGGGATATTGCCGGTACGGAGATTGAAATTCTGATCATTGATGACGGCGATACGCAGGAATCCTGGCTGGAAGAGGTTAGGAGGGAACTGCCTTCCGGTATGGAGCTGGGCTATCACCGGAAGAATCGGGAGGAAGCGGGCCTGCTTAAATCACGGATTTATGCGACTCATGCCACTAAGTATGAGACCCTTCTGTTCCTGGATGACGATGTGGAGCTGGAAGCGGATTATTTGGCCGTACTTCTGCGGACTTTTGAACGCTATCCTGATGCCGTCGGCGTCGGCGGCGTGGACCAGAGCTTCTCCTGCTCCCTGAAGGGCAGACTGCTCATGCTGATCAGCGGCCGAAGCCGGTTCGCCCCCGGGAAGCTGTCTTACAGCGGATTTGCCTCCGCCATGAATTTGTGGAACCGGCAGAAACGGATCTTCCGGACCGAATTCTTGCACGGATGCAATATGTGCTTCCGTAAATCGGCGCTGCGGGATGTAAAAGTGGTTGAATGGCTGAACGGCTACAGCCTTGGCGAAGACCTGTATCTCTCTTATCTTGCAGGGCTGCACGGACCGATGATTATAAATCCGGAGCTCAAGCTGGTGCACCACGGGTCGCCGGCTTCCAGAGACAAGGAGGAACAGGTCGCCTATACCAAGGTTATCAACCACTATGAGCTGCTAAAGCTCAGAACCGGCATAACGCCCTTCCGCTATGCCATGCTGCTGTGGACAGCGGGATTTTTATACGCGGAAACGGCCCTTAGGCGCCGGAAGGAGGCAAGCAGCGGATATCTCCGAGGCATACGGGAGCTCAGGGGGGCGCAGACCCGAAGCTGA
- a CDS encoding C39 family peptidase — translation MTNTVTGKKLNLEPYTQWAQGVRFASSACGPSTMAAITEYWSRKLGKPDLIGKERFGSKAEHINYLYGRYGGRPWGMSARGFAKGIKTYLRASLGNAPAIRLRSFNDFALYKAEIDAGRPVAVKFDKWFSLRWFGDYAYDYHWTVGIGYEMTGPSPRLIVQDNGAKRANGAFAASRERRIEYAANRKVITMVAVDLQYFTENRIISLQKTEI, via the coding sequence ATGACGAATACCGTTACCGGAAAAAAGCTTAATCTTGAGCCTTATACCCAATGGGCGCAGGGTGTCAGATTTGCCTCGTCCGCCTGCGGACCCTCCACGATGGCCGCGATCACGGAGTACTGGAGCCGGAAGCTGGGGAAGCCGGACCTTATCGGCAAGGAGCGTTTCGGCTCGAAGGCGGAGCATATCAATTATTTGTACGGGAGATATGGAGGAAGGCCTTGGGGGATGAGCGCGCGCGGTTTCGCCAAGGGGATTAAGACGTATCTCCGGGCGTCCCTCGGAAACGCACCCGCGATTCGGCTGCGGAGCTTCAATGATTTCGCCTTGTACAAGGCGGAAATCGACGCGGGCCGTCCGGTGGCGGTAAAGTTCGACAAATGGTTCTCCCTGCGCTGGTTCGGGGACTACGCGTACGACTATCACTGGACGGTGGGAATCGGCTATGAGATGACGGGGCCCAGTCCCCGGCTGATTGTCCAGGACAACGGAGCGAAACGGGCGAACGGAGCGTTTGCCGCAAGCCGGGAACGCCGGATTGAATACGCTGCAAATCGTAAGGTAATTACGATGGTGGCTGTGGATTTGCAGTATTTTACAGAAAATCGGATAATTAGCTTGCAAAAAACGGAAATTTAG